The Kribbella shirazensis genomic interval CTCCTCCCGGCCGATGACGGCTGCTTGCTGGTCCTGAGCCACACCTTCGACGACCGGTTCGGCGCCGCGAGCTTCGGTTCCGGCTGGACGCTCTGCCTGGACGCGATGGACCTGCTCCTGGCCGGCAAGCCGATCGACATCGAGCCGGACACCGGTCCACTGCACGACCGCTTCGTGGAGCAGCTCGGCCTGAACCAGGGTTCGGCCGAGCAGACCCCGGACGGCTGGGTCGTCCGGTTCGAGCGGCAGCTCACGCGGCCGGCCGAAACGGTCTGGCCGCACCTGACCAGCGAGGGGACCGTCACCGAGCAGTCCGAGCCGAAGGTGCTGGAGTACGAGCAATCCGGCGCGAAGGTCCGTTGGGAGCTGACCGAGGGCACTGGTCACGGCGCTCGCCTGATCCTCACCCAGACCGGCCTGAGCAGCCCCGACGAAGCACTGACAACGTGGCGCGGCCGCCTCGACAAGCTCGCGGCGGACCTACTGCAAACCCCACGTAAGTAACAAACCTCGCAGGCGTGGCATCTAGGAGAGCAAGGGGATGCCATAACGGCGACCAGGTCCGGCGCAGTGCCCGACCGATCACAGCCGATATCGCGGACCACAACCAGCGAGTTCTGGGGCTCCCGCGAACGCTGTACTGGAAGGGCACTGAGATGTTGCATGTTTCATCGAGGCCGGCGCCGCCAGGCGATGTGCCGGCACCACAACCACCACCGGCTGCGTCCATCGCGGGCCGGACAATCCGGCGAGTCATGGCTGCGCTCCTCACAGCGCCACTGATGGCGCTGCTGCTCGCAACAACGGCGTCCGCGCAGGCGGGACCGGAGCCGAGCCCGCCGGATCCGAGGCTGACCGTCACCGACGTCAGCCTGAACCGCACTGCGGTCGCGGTCTCCGGGCTCAACACCGCGCCGGTAGGGGTGCGGGTCAAGGGCGGTTTCACATCCGCCGACCCGCTGGACGCGAACATCCCTCTGGTCGCTCATCTACAGCGAACGAGCGGAACCGGGAGCCTCACGTACCTGGTCTCGGCCGATCTGCCGCGAGTGTCCGGCACCACGCAGAACGGCGAGTGGGCCGGAGTGGTGAACGTTCCGTCGACCGCCGACGGCACCTTCAAGGTGATCGGGGTGACGACGGGGCCGTACAGCATGACCGTCTACGGGACTGAGGTCGGTCCGACGCCGTTCAACGGACCAGCTCTGGCCGTCACCGGCTATCACCGGCCGAAGATCACCGCCTCGGTGTCTCCGCGGCTCGTGCCGTTCGGATCCGGCTACTCGATCACCTGGACGGTGACCGACTCGGCGACCGGAAAGCCCTACGCGTCCCGGATCACCGTGATGCTCGGCGTCGACAGCCAGTGCGTCGAGTCCCTCACCGGCGAATTCCTGCGCACCAGCTCGAGCGGGACGGTCACCAAGGCGTATCCGGCGTCGGCAGCGGCAGGCGTCAACTGCCTCCGGATCGCCGGCAAACCGTTGGACATCGCCGGTCTGGGCGTCGTCGTCACCCGGCCCGGGATCGTCTCGGCCGCACCGTCGGCGACGAGCGCGAAGGTCGGCACGATCGTGCCGGTCAACGGCAACGTGCTCGGTTCCCCGGCAGGCTGCAAGGTGCTGCTGCAGCGCTTGTACGGCGCGACGCAATGGCGTGCTGTGAGCACGGCTGCGGTCCGGCAGAGCGGGCGGTTCACGGTGTCCGCGCAGCCGGCGTACAACGGTCTGATCCCGTACCGGGTCTACTTCCCGACCTGCTACAACTTCCACTCAGGCGTCAGCAAGGTCTTCTACATCCGCGGCCTCTGAGCAGTCGTACGACGAGCGCCCGGCGACCAGTTCCTTGGCCGCCGGGCGTCCGTTGCTCAGAACGATCCGATCCGCTGTCCGCCTGCGTCGATCACGATGAAGCGAAGTACCTCGTCGTGGCGGCCGTCGCGTAGCCAGTGGGTGAGGGCGAGGTGGGCTGTCGGCGGCATCTGCAGGTCCGACGGATCCATCGTCAGGTCGAACCATTTGAGGTCCCCCTCGGCGCACTCGACGGGAACTGGCGCGTCGGGCTGAAGCGTGGCGGTGAAGTAGTAGGTGTGGCGCAGCTCGGCACCGGTGTCTCTGAGTGCGACGTACCGCAGGGCCAGATTCTCGATCTGGTCAGGAGCCACTCCGATCTCCTCTTCCATCTCGCGAAGGACACCGGCCGTCGGGTCTTCGATCTCGCCGGGCTCGAGGTGACCGCCGATACCCACCCAGGAGTCGTCGATCGCGCGCGAGCCCCTTCGGTAGAGCAGCAGGACCTGGCCGTCGCGGACGAGGAACACCGAGGTCATCAGCCGGCTCGATCTCAACGCCACCCGCGGGACGCTACACGACCGGACTGGAGCGTCCTGTATCCGAATGGGCTTGCGGGAAGTGGGCACGGGTTGTTGAAGAGGAATCACGGGAAGGAGGACAGTACGTGACCGCCGATCAGCAGGACGTCAAGGTCAGCGTCATCTACTACTCGTCCACGGGGACGATCGCGGAGCTTGCGCGAACGATTGCCGAGTACGCCGAGAAGGCCGGCGCGACGGTACGCCTGCGCAAGGTGCGTGAACTGGCGCCACCCAAGGCCGTCGACTCCAACCCCGACTGGCGAGCGAACCTCGACGACACGGCCGATGTCGAGGAGGCAGTCCCGGACGACGTCGTCTGGGCGGACGCCGTCGTCTTCGGCTCCCCCACCCGCTTCGGCAATGTCGCAGCGCAACTGAAGCAGTACATGGACACCCTGGGCCCGCAGTGGGAGAAGGGGCAGCTCGCCGACAAGGTCTACAGCGGATTCACCTCGTCGCAAACCGAGCACGGCGGCCAGGAGTCGACGTTGCTCGCGCTGTACAACACCGTCTACCACTGGGGCGGCGTCGTCGTACCGCCCGGCTATACCGACCCGTCCAAGTTCGAGGACGGCAACCCGTACGGGACGTCGCACGTGTCCGCACGCGGTGCGGTGGACAACACGGCCCGCATCGCCGCCGCAGTCCAGGCAGAGCGCGTTGTCCGGATCGCGGCTGCGTTGAGGTGACAGTCCCCCCGATCGACAGGAGGTACCGATGCTTGCCATGGTCATCGATCCCGAAACAATCCCGCCGACGCCCGCGCCCCCGGATCCCGAGCCCCCGGTCCCGCCGCAGCCGGAACCGCCCGACCCACCGCAACCGACCGAGCCCCCGCCGCCACCCACCGAACCCGCACCCATCTGACGCCCCGATCCGCACCGCAGGGGCCCTCCTCCTCCGCATGGTTTCTGGTGCCGGTGGGTACCAAGCACCGCGAATCAGGAGGCGAAGGAGCATGGACCTCGAGCTGATCGGTCCGGCTGAAAAGTTCCCGCGGGCAACCCTCGTCGACCCGCCGTCAGCCGGCTACATCCACCTCGCCGCGGCCGTCGAGCCGC includes:
- the wrbA gene encoding NAD(P)H:quinone oxidoreductase, translated to MTADQQDVKVSVIYYSSTGTIAELARTIAEYAEKAGATVRLRKVRELAPPKAVDSNPDWRANLDDTADVEEAVPDDVVWADAVVFGSPTRFGNVAAQLKQYMDTLGPQWEKGQLADKVYSGFTSSQTEHGGQESTLLALYNTVYHWGGVVVPPGYTDPSKFEDGNPYGTSHVSARGAVDNTARIAAAVQAERVVRIAAALR
- a CDS encoding NUDIX domain-containing protein — encoded protein: MALRSSRLMTSVFLVRDGQVLLLYRRGSRAIDDSWVGIGGHLEPGEIEDPTAGVLREMEEEIGVAPDQIENLALRYVALRDTGAELRHTYYFTATLQPDAPVPVECAEGDLKWFDLTMDPSDLQMPPTAHLALTHWLRDGRHDEVLRFIVIDAGGQRIGSF
- a CDS encoding SRPBCC family protein, which codes for MANETLRIVEGRSVLRMERRLRHPAEKVWRALTEPEQLVRWFPASVKLQPRIGGSVEYWMDGEPGGDGQVLEFDPPRVFAITWSGEVLRWELLPADDGCLLVLSHTFDDRFGAASFGSGWTLCLDAMDLLLAGKPIDIEPDTGPLHDRFVEQLGLNQGSAEQTPDGWVVRFERQLTRPAETVWPHLTSEGTVTEQSEPKVLEYEQSGAKVRWELTEGTGHGARLILTQTGLSSPDEALTTWRGRLDKLAADLLQTPRK